aaattgagCCAGCTGTTTTATACAACAGGAAAAAGTGATCATGTCCACTAGCGTACATGTTTTATGACGATtcaggataatttgaacattcttggtagagggttacataaggaccatttgtatgaaattatttcaaaataattgtagctcttatagtttttgagaataaacaagcaaattcaatgaattggtatcccccgctgaaagggtttgtggtgaggaatggcaaaaatatttacccagcaaaaagttaaggattttactaagaagcaaataatttcattagtcaaaatcattttaacagaaaatgaatgcttttttttatgGGGGGGGCGGGGCGGGGGCAgagggggtgaccgggtgagggtacaaaacttcacatgttgattatagatattgatggaaaatgaaaaatgaaaaaaaaaaaaaaatggcgggggggggatgcatgatcagggtggtgggcatgactgagtggagagtgaggtgggggaatggtacaactttgcatgttgataaaatattcatggaaggtttgaaaaagaaataataaaaaggaatgattttttgggggggggggggggggttttggggggggggggggttgggagggggagggccaaggcaaggtggtgaccaggtgtgggttcACAACTTCAcctgtttataataaatgttcatggaaaagaatgaaagaagtttaatgaaattctaccaattggttattAAGTTTGAATactagatgcccaagggcaacatgttgagcccgccagctgtcgaaaggactgggagttgcacacgaaactctgtctcactgagacaaacatttgtgccaaataaaacaattgtgacaggttattttataatcccacctTCAATGATGATGTTATTGTCAGGACAAGTTCAATTATAgacatatttgacttttaaactccaagtgtgaccttaacctttaagatattgacatgGGTGTTGCACGAGACATGCCGtgtcatggtggtgaacaattgtgccaagttattttaaaatcccacaatcaatgacaaagttattgtccagacaaggtcaattatagccatatctgacctttaaactccaatatgaccttgacctttaagatattgaagCCGGTGTTGCACACAACACACCAACTCATAGTGGTAAACaaatgtgccaagttattttataatcccacattcaatgacaaagttattgtccagacaaggtcaattatagccatatttgacctttaaactccaagtgtgaccttgacctttaagatactGACACGGGTGTTACGCGCGACAtgccgtctcatggtggtgaacaattgtgctatgttattttaaaatcccacaatcaatgacaaacttatggtccggacaaagaaatccggacggacgcactaACGGacacatgcacatacaccgaacagccatttggacaactatgtcttcgctcccTTACAGACTCGAcaaaaatccatttagtaatatctGAGATattgtgaaagtgcatcaaaactttaacctgaaattctaagtaaaacttgggataattcattaaatactggtaccagagttatgggccttgtgtcatatgacatggaacaactactttcagtttgaatcaaatccatttaggaataactgagataaagtgaaagtgcatcaaaactttaacctgaaattctaagaaaaaaagggggataattcatgaaagtattgatgctagacaaaacattcccatttggttaaccaagagatggcccatataaagcaacctgagtccaaaatgaggtcaaggtcaaactgaggtcaggtgatgtctgaagatgaggaatggtcaaggttacagctgcattagtatcaagtcattctagtaaggggtattgatacggacggacggacgaacaaacggatggacaggacaatcactatatggctcccacatcagtagatgctgggggcataaaaagagaaagtgtaaaaaaactttaactaatCTGGTGAGGATGCAGAAAGACGCCGATGCCGgcgccagggtgagtaggatagctctctatatactttgtatagtcgagctgaaaatttaacaaagaaactcaaattttctaagtataaaaagggccataattttgacaaaatgcattacagagttatggttcttggcctactaagtcacctaatgatgaaaaacaagtgtgcaaagtttcaaacctATAGCTCTGATGTTTTTTGAGAataggtggacctaaacaaaaattttaaccaatgccgacTATCAAGTCTTTTTAAAAAGTCAGACGAGCTAAAAAAGATTAGAACAATATCAAATCAAAGACAGAAAGGGTTGTTTTACACGAAAATTTAACagtatatatacattgaatttcaAAAAAGGATTACATtaaggggccacactttcggacagttaaTGCATTTTGAAAGAAACGttacatttgcaataatgtctcacagctgaaatttcacataaagtCTTtctggaacatagttttcagtaattgtttattttcatttctctaCAAAGGgcattcattttttaaagggagacaactgtgtGTGAGAAAGTCATATGTGGCAGTATGGTAAAATATGTAATGGACTGGTACAGCACAAGCCTGTTGTTCCAAAATACTAACCAATTTGGGATTAATTAATAATCACCTCACAGACTCTATACTTTTTCATAAGATGAATTATTTGTTCTGcaaattctataatgaactgtaaaataatttaattttttacatgaaattttgAGGTTTTAGTCAAATGGCTATTTTGTGGGACCTTATATTCATGGATTGGAAAAATTAAAGAGAAAATATACGGgacttttttgttgggtttaatttGAAATTCATAGATCCAAACAAGTATGaaaaccacaaaaattagtcttacataaaaattaatgatttcacagtactggaATTAAGTTATACTTGTTCATCTAAAGTCTTTTGGACGGCTCAAAAACTAAaattcaagacaaacattttatgatttattttacaaCAAGAGGGCACTATAATGAATCAAACATATAAATATGAACTTTCTGGTCGCCGCCTGCTGCAAGGGCAGGAAACTTCTGATGCCAACTGATGCTGTATGTAATTGGCTGAGATATTGTCAATGGTGtctgcaaacaaaaacaaaaacaatttgtaagaacaattaaagcaatatcttaaaattttatgttttgtctgGTTTAAGCccatttttcaacatatttcagttatttcgggatgacagttaacctaaccagtcgtCCTGTATACCTAGCCAACATAAGCCTGATCCCTGCAAATTACTGACAACTTCCCCCAATCAGTGGGATAAATAGGGGACAAATGACCTCAGACATATTTTCTTCAGGCAGTCATCAACTGAAAATCCATTACCTGTATGTCATGGCCAATATGGGTGAAGCTATGTCTTAAAGTCGTTTCAAGAACTTAATATGTCCTTCCAGGCTAAAATTTCCTTTCTTTATAGcagtgtgaaatcatttaatttggtgGTCAAAATGGCTAATTCGTTGGGATAGGAACTTGAGGATTTtatcttttgaacataaaatgaactgaaatgttgttgttcatttaaatttcatgaacTGAATAAACCATAAAAATAAGTCCCCATaaatatttgagccacaccatgagaaaaccaatatagtgcatatgcgaccagcatgcatctgcgcagtctggtcaggatccatgctgttcactttcaaagcctattgcaattagagaaaccgttagcgaacagcatgcatcctgaccagactacgcagatgcacaggctggtctggatccatgctggtcgcatatgcactatgttggttttctcatggtgcggctcatttatgatttcacagtatgtaaatTAGGTTTGTACATCAAACATATTACTTCTATTGTAACTTTCACAATCTTGTAATGTTCAgaagtttcaaaattatcaaaatattttcccaaACAGATTACACAGTTATAATAAAGTTGTTGTTAGGTCTTTGGTTACCTCCCCTCATGCAAATTCATCTTATTAGACCAGTGATAAGAAGCTTTGTTTTGAAGAGtaaacttttatttcatcattatcACTGACTGTCCATTGTCTCTTTTGCAGAAAAACACCAAACctctttttcaaaaaacatgttttataaaatatgtcattatCAAATGTGTAACATTCTAATATACAGTCGACATcatacttgcgaccacctctattaagctatttttatattaaacaaacggtcaaaatccctcccgaacgttttcagtacataagttcattaaacgttttttttattaaacgactagcgaccacattaatgtagtcccaacaggtaaaatattcgataAAAGTACCTATTTCGCAACTGGGTACCAATTCCCGCCGGGCATTTCTTCACCTGTGTGATTAGCGAGTACATTTTGATGCTGATTATGACTGATGATGATGCTGGTgatgatttgattttataaaacagagacaatacacaatgtacatgtatacattttgaaatatatatacatgtatgtatgttcataataaatacagttacattaacagttaaaataacttttcttttcacctgactgaaattcattaatagaccattccattaagagaccactttttagcagtcccttgggcggTCTCTTAATACTATGTCGACTGAACACATCACAACtgaaaaaaattgtatattatttgAAACGTAACAGTATGTTGTAATTTGGACAGTGCTTCTTTCACTAAACTGATATTGCAATTATTTGAAATGTACTGGTACACGCTTTGTAACACTTCCATAAGCTGGGACTACCTTAAAACATATGTTACACGTTAAAATTATTAACATAATCCTAAATATTTATGAGCAAATACAtgatataacatttaattatttcaCCCACCTGCTGATGTTTGGTATTGAACACTCTGATCTGGCGGCCTGGTCTCCCTACTGTAGCAACAAGGGAATCATGACATTTTGCCCAGCGGAAATGTCGTGCACCTTCAACATGTATCTGGCGTCTCTCAACCGGTCGACTAGCAACAAATATTATACAACTCAATCAAGTTcatcaaaaaattaaaatggaaatTCTCATCCATCCAGTGTAACTATAATTTACacttattgtaaatttatcataatGAACATACTAGAACCTCCCAAGGAGGGTTTCCTAAATAcctgaataaaaacattttttatgattgCTTGGTTTAAGCTTGCATCAacacaatttatgtcatatgCAGACTTTGCAGCTGATGGCTCAGTACTACAGAAGAACTCCAGGTGCCCCTTAAGGCATTATTTTACACACAAgcgggtaccttggtagaaccgtCAACCTTCAATAAATAGGCTGGGTAGCTTCCTCTCATAAAAGAAATCTAAATCCCAAATGGGCTTACAAACAGACAGCTGTAATCTGGAAGTGATTCAGTCAACAATTTCAAACCTTCAGCCACAGAGGTCTTACCAGAACAAATACAGGGCAACCTGTATTCAccagccagccaagggagcaaCATAATTTGGCTCCTTAAGACAAGTGAAATTCTGAACAAAAAGCCATTTCTGGAAGTTAACTCTGTAGTTGTGGTTGAAAAGGCAGGTTCATAATTATGTTGTTATTTAAATATAAGAAACAGGAAAGAACAAACTGCTATTAAAATGCATTAACCAGGTTTACTGCTGTTGATCAGGCCTGGGATTCAGTCAAAAATCAGAAGCCTGAAAATCTACATTCTCAAGCCTGAAATCTCCTTTATCAATAGAGTCATACAGGGATTTTCTGGCAGTCAAATGTCTGAAATGAGGACAAGTCCTGAAAAATTCCAGGCCTGTTGATATACAGTAATTCAGGACAGAAAAGACAGGGAAAAATCCACAAAGATGAAGAAATCATCTCTCTATCATATATTTTTACTTCAAAGGAGGGTAAACGTCTTTGAcatttttctaaacaaaatttctaaataaaataagaaaaatatccTTTCTGCATTTCACTAAACCTACTCATAAACATAACCattctgaaaaatgttatttttttttaccttgatACAGACACATCAAACATGAACCAGTCTGTGCCTGCTACAGCTCCAACAAGAAGTCCCTTGTTTCCTACACTCCAATCTGCCTCCATAAGGGGCACCTGTCCTGTGTCAAATGACATCAACTGTTGTTGTCCACTAAGGCTAAATATCTTAATAACTCCATTTTTCTGACCAACCATCACCTGTATTAATATAGATAAATTGTACAGGTAAACTAATAGAAATATTTAGGCAATCACTTTGTGAGTCTTTCTTtcctttattttcttttgttttgttgataCTTTAAATCACATCAATTCAATACAAACCTTGTTTAAATGGTTGCGGAACACTCTAGTTGCCATTTACTTCAAACCCACAAGGATGCATCTCTTCACTTTTGTTGAATAGACAGACATTCAAGGGAGATGAAGAGAGAATTTCCTTTCCTTCACAAGTTCTTCTCTAGGCCAACAGACACATTTCCTTCTCTATCCAGACAGACAGGCACTCACTCTCTATGCCAACAGACAGACATTCATGGGATACGAAGCAAGAATTTCCATTCCTTTATGACTTCTTCTCTATGCCAACAGATATACTTTCCTTCTCTATGCAAACTGACAGACACATTCAAGGGATATCAAGCGAGAATCTCCTAATCTTCATGAGTTCCTTTCTATGCAAAACacccaaaaaaaacaatatgacatTTCTGGAATACTAAAAAATAATGTCAGTACCTTCATAGGTTCCTCTCTATGCCAACAGACAGACATTCCAGGGGCACTAAGAGGAAATCTCAAATGCTGGTTCCCTTCTCTATCCCAGATCTGGCACCATCTGTCATCTCCTACACTAGCAAGCTGGTCCCCAGTATCTGGGTCAAAGGTTAGTGAGTTCACAAAGTCTGTATGTCCCTCTAGAatctaaaatataaacaatttgttATGTGAATATACTTGATTAGATGCAAAAtgaaagttagaacaagagggccatgatggccctatatcgctcacctgttatcattgcacttgaggacaagaaggtcctcagaaaaaatatcttagtccaaaggacaggaacaacaaagtaataaatttaaccaaacagaaaaacaaaattcttacaaggtacagatacgtcaaaatacacctaaaaattggaggtaccaattttccctacggccaataataaaaaagttactaaaaataagctatttatagtaacgtaaaagggaagtaataaaaaagaaaattattgtaagtgaacaaaagaaggatctgccaaataaatctgttgacataaatgaaatttcagatcagtatcttcattagttgcagagatatacccactttaatttgaaataaagggaggtaatttgacataaaattagtccatagttatctaccctgattgactcagtccaactaatgacaataatgaaatttcaaataagtcctataagtacttactgatataaatccattttgactacaatcaggggaggtaatcagatataaaataactctggaaactatgactggatctgatttgtcatggaatccaagatttattgttgttgaagatattttggaagtttgtatcaaataaaacaataaatgaagtctctatatggctgcaaaagccaaaatagccaattttggacatttaaggggccataactctggaacccatgaaggaatctggccagttcaagaaaggaaccaagatcttgtggtgatacaagttgtgtgcaagtttggttaaaatcaaatcataaatgaagttgctattgtgcagacaaggtcaaaaaagctaattttggtcctttcaggggccataactctggaacccattaggggatctggccagttcaacaaaggaattgagatcgtatggcaacacaagttttgtgcaagtttgattaaatttaaatcataaatgaagctgctattgtgcagaaaaggtcaaaatagctaattctggccctttcaggggccataactctggaacccataatggaatctagccagttcaagaaaggaaccaagatcttatagcaatacaagttgtgtgccagtttggtaaaaatcaaatcataaataaagctgctactgtgcagacaaggtcaaaatagctaattttggccctttcaggggccataaccctggaacccataatgggatctggctagttcaagaaaggaaccgagatcttatggtgatacaagttgtgtgcaagtttggttaaaataaagccataaatgaagctgctattgtgcagacaaggtcaaactagaaaatgcttttgtaaaaaagcgcatgtctcccccaatgcaaagtcctataggcaagaagtcaataggggtcaggagcaaaagggtcatctactctgcatgaccaatcatcctatgaagtttcatcattctgggtcaagtggttctcaagttactgaccgaaatggttttcaatgttcaggcccctgtgaccttgacctttaatggagtgaccccaaaatcaataggggtcatctactttgcatgtacaatcatcctatgaagtttcaacattctgggtcaagtggttctctagttattgatcggaaatggttttccatgttcaggcccctgtgaccttgacctttgatggagtgaccccaaaatcgataggggtcatctactcttcatgaccaatcatcctatgaagtttcaacattctgggtcaagtggttctctagttattgattggaaatggttttccatgttcaggcccctgtgaccttgacctttgacaaagtgaccccaaaatcaataggggtcatctactcttcatgaccaatcatcctatgaagtttcaacattctgggtcaagtggttctctagttattgatcggaaatggttttcaatgttcaggcccctgtgaccttgacctttgacaaagtgaccccaaaatagataggggtcatctactcttcatgaccaatcatcctatgaagtttcaacattctgggtcaagtggttctctagttattgatcggaaatggttttcaatgttcaggcccctgtgaccttgacctttgacagagtgaccctaaaatcgataggggtcatctactcttcatgacaaatcatcctatgaagtttcaacattctgggtcaagtggttctctagttattgatcggaaatggttttcaatattcaggcccctgtgaccttgacctttgacagagtgacaccaaaaacaataggggtcgtctactcctgcagccctacaaccctataaagtttgaaggttctaggtcaaatggttctccagttattgctcggaaatgaagtgtgacgtacaaacggacggacggacagacggacggacagggcaaaaacaatatgtctcctgggggagacataaatagctaattctggccctttcaggggccataactctggtacccataatggaatctggccagttcaagaaaggaaccaagatcttatggtgatacaagctgtgtgccagtttggtaaaaatcaaatcataaataaagctgctattgtgcagacaaggtcaaaatagccctggaacccataatgggagttggccagttcaagaaaggaactgagatcttatggtgatacaagttgtgtgcaagttgg
This is a stretch of genomic DNA from Mercenaria mercenaria strain notata chromosome 4, MADL_Memer_1, whole genome shotgun sequence. It encodes these proteins:
- the LOC123552389 gene encoding nucleoporin Nup37-like, with the translated sequence MIETNKYTEKTIPREDIVYVVEFCNTETSSQLLAVGTDSKISVYQCKFPEEDEDVEEFEYDQLCDLQNGCRATAIAWSPETTITTLPRTLRFAVAGSDRRIRVFSTDLKGNDSVQILEGHTDFVNSLTFDPDTGDQLASVGDDRWCQIWDREGNQHLRFPLSAPGMSVCWHREEPMKVMVGQKNGVIKIFSLSGQQQLMSFDTGQVPLMEADWSVGNKGLLVGAVAGTDWFMFDVSVSSRPVERRQIHVEGARHFRWAKCHDSLVATVGRPGRQIRVFNTKHQQTPLTISQPITYSISWHQKFPALAAGGDQKVHIYMFDSL